From the genome of Chania multitudinisentens RB-25, one region includes:
- a CDS encoding dicarboxylate/amino acid:cation symporter, whose translation MKMTLFKSLYFQVLTAITLGILLGHFYPDLGAQMKPLGDGFVKLIKMIIAPVIFCTVVTGIAGMESMKAVGRTGAIALLYFEIVSTLALLIGLVIVNVVQPGAGMNVDPGTLDAKAVAVYAEQASQQGIIPFLLDIIPGSVVGAFASGNILQVLLFAVLFGFALHRLGEKGQLIFNVIDSFSRVIFGIINMIMRLAPLGAFGAMAFTIGKYGVGTLVQLGQLIACFYITCLLFVVIVLGSIARVTGFSIFKFIRYIKEELLIVLGTSSSESVLPRMLDKMEKLGCKKSVVGLVIPTGYSFNLDGTSIYLTMAAVFIAQATNTHMDVMHQVTLLVVLLLSSKGAAGVTGSGFIVLAATISAVGHLPLAGLALILGIDRFMSEARALTNLVGNGVATVVVAKWCNQLDEKQLKEVLNNKQGGLPSKKTQPSA comes from the coding sequence ATGAAAATGACTCTCTTTAAAAGCCTCTATTTTCAGGTGCTGACAGCAATTACGCTGGGTATCCTGCTTGGCCATTTCTACCCTGACCTCGGCGCCCAGATGAAACCCCTGGGTGATGGATTTGTTAAATTAATCAAAATGATTATCGCCCCCGTGATTTTCTGTACCGTGGTAACCGGTATTGCGGGTATGGAAAGCATGAAGGCCGTTGGCCGGACCGGCGCGATAGCACTGCTGTACTTTGAAATTGTCAGTACCCTTGCCCTGCTGATCGGCCTGGTGATCGTCAACGTGGTGCAACCGGGTGCCGGGATGAACGTGGACCCTGGAACATTGGACGCCAAAGCGGTAGCGGTTTATGCCGAGCAGGCGTCGCAGCAGGGGATCATTCCTTTCCTGCTGGACATCATTCCTGGTAGCGTAGTTGGCGCTTTCGCCAGCGGAAATATTTTGCAGGTATTGCTGTTTGCCGTGCTGTTTGGCTTTGCCCTGCATCGGCTGGGTGAGAAAGGCCAGTTGATTTTTAACGTAATCGACAGTTTCTCGCGGGTGATCTTCGGTATTATCAATATGATCATGCGGTTGGCGCCGCTGGGAGCCTTCGGTGCAATGGCGTTCACCATCGGTAAATACGGTGTGGGTACGCTGGTGCAACTGGGCCAGTTAATCGCTTGTTTCTACATCACCTGTCTTCTGTTTGTGGTGATCGTACTGGGCTCTATCGCACGCGTCACCGGATTTAGCATTTTCAAGTTTATCCGCTATATCAAAGAAGAACTGCTGATTGTATTGGGTACTTCTTCTTCCGAGTCGGTGCTACCGCGCATGCTCGATAAAATGGAAAAACTGGGTTGCAAAAAATCGGTGGTGGGATTGGTTATACCGACCGGTTACTCGTTCAACCTTGATGGAACCTCGATTTACCTGACGATGGCGGCGGTGTTTATCGCCCAGGCGACCAACACCCACATGGATGTTATGCACCAGGTAACCTTGCTGGTGGTGTTACTGCTGTCTTCAAAAGGTGCGGCAGGTGTAACCGGCAGCGGGTTTATCGTGCTGGCGGCGACCATCTCGGCCGTGGGCCACTTACCGCTGGCTGGTTTGGCGCTGATCCTGGGGATTGACCGCTTTATGTCTGAAGCACGTGCTTTGACCAACCTGGTGGGCAACGGTGTTGCAACCGTGGTGGTGGCGAAGTGGTGTAACCAGTTGGATGAGAAACAGCTGAAAGAGGTGCTGAATAATAAGCAGGGTGGCCTGCCATCGAAGAAAACCCAGCCTTCTGCCTAA
- the bcsC gene encoding cellulose synthase complex outer membrane protein BcsC, whose protein sequence is MRKFRINWLSLFSLSLAMLPQAQSAETVAPEQWLLEQVRVGEASNKDELVRQSLYRLELIEPNNPDVIAARLRLALRQGDQALAQQQLGKLKSIAPQSDVYRQAEMNLLLTQPEMRQKLQQARLLAVAGRLPEAKAQYDELFHGDLPTLEVAVEYWQLVARLPGQEPTALQKLQALDQQYPGNIALRMSLVQMLFSQNRDAQAYGLLQKVAADPAGRDQAADVWLARVKTMAVSPQSVAALKQFLTVFESSDRIASGQQELTRQQALLADPIYQARVAGLAQVDRGGSQAAIPELTKALVRSPDDAQVLGALGLAYSRAGNRQKALSLFLQAQEADKNGYDSSKWQSLIKSSRYWLAIDGGDKALKANDLPLAQQKYQQARQIDSSDNSALIGLGDVAVAKKDDVAAERYYQQALRLDPSSGSAVRGLVNIYQRQSPQKALAYMNSLSRRQQDNLRSTLDSLQLDMLKQEAEMLAEHQQWPQAAEKYQQAHQRDPNDAWLTYHYAQVLRQIGQQQQADTLFRQLAQNNPSDPQQTYAYALYLSASDRDEQALARLNTLPKAQWDDEMREMAKRLEIQATLAQAEKLRAAGDEPGAIAYLRQQPPDVRIDLQLADWALEREEYGEALTDYQRVCLREPNNPDARLGIIEAYIAEGKLIEAHQRLQTAAPQGDESLNGQRRLANAWYAVGEPQNAMAIFTQLKTAAQQEPVGQAKALVYRDAARLEQAQQQPAAAQQDYRQAMVASGITPAIPKDNDSYTRATRNNPTDDWLKRGIRSDAADLYRQQDINVTLDHDYWRSSGTGGISDYKAHDTMLQVGMPLYDGRAFFRTDTVQLNAGTFSTVGGKYFETFGTCRVVGCSGDEQQKTTGTSVAIGWKNDRWETDLGTTPLGFEVEDWVGGVAYNGDWNHIGWTLGVSRRPLSSSLLAFGGTRDPNTGIVWGGVRATGISLSGSYDRGEANGVWADLSAHQLTGQNVEDNQRQRLMAGYYYKLINEDNRRVTIGLSSMLWHYQKDLSGYSLGQGGYYSPQEYVSLTIPLNYRQRTENWSWEVGGSVSVSHSKTHDEKRYPLQGLIPDSLPDKFAVENGSSSSGVGYTLRAIIERRLSSHWTLGAGVDIQQAKDYTPSHALIYLRYSFAGWQGDLDLPPQPLTPYADFK, encoded by the coding sequence ATGCGCAAGTTTAGAATAAACTGGCTGAGTCTGTTCTCGTTGAGCCTGGCGATGTTGCCACAGGCACAAAGTGCAGAAACCGTTGCCCCTGAGCAATGGTTACTGGAACAGGTGCGCGTTGGTGAAGCCAGCAATAAAGATGAATTGGTTCGCCAGTCGCTTTATCGTCTTGAATTGATTGAACCGAATAATCCTGATGTGATTGCGGCACGTTTGCGTTTGGCGCTGCGCCAGGGCGATCAGGCTTTGGCACAGCAGCAGTTGGGTAAGCTGAAAAGTATCGCCCCGCAGTCTGATGTTTACCGTCAGGCGGAGATGAATCTATTACTGACCCAGCCGGAAATGCGCCAGAAGCTGCAACAGGCGCGTTTGCTGGCGGTTGCCGGCCGCCTGCCTGAGGCAAAGGCGCAGTACGATGAACTGTTCCATGGCGATTTACCAACGCTTGAGGTGGCCGTGGAGTATTGGCAGTTGGTGGCGCGGCTGCCAGGGCAGGAACCAACAGCACTGCAAAAATTGCAGGCGCTGGATCAGCAGTATCCCGGCAATATCGCGTTGCGTATGTCATTAGTGCAAATGTTGTTCAGCCAGAACCGCGATGCACAGGCTTATGGTCTGTTACAGAAAGTTGCTGCCGATCCCGCTGGGCGCGACCAGGCGGCTGATGTGTGGTTGGCAAGAGTCAAAACGATGGCGGTCAGCCCGCAGAGCGTGGCCGCACTCAAACAATTTCTCACGGTATTTGAAAGCAGCGATCGGATAGCCAGCGGCCAGCAAGAATTGACAAGGCAGCAGGCGTTGTTGGCCGATCCCATTTATCAGGCGCGGGTTGCTGGTTTAGCCCAGGTGGATCGCGGTGGTAGCCAAGCCGCGATCCCGGAGCTGACTAAAGCGTTGGTAAGATCGCCGGATGATGCGCAGGTGTTAGGGGCGCTTGGCTTGGCCTATTCACGTGCCGGTAATCGTCAAAAAGCGTTGAGCCTGTTCCTGCAAGCGCAGGAAGCGGATAAGAATGGTTACGACAGCAGTAAGTGGCAAAGTCTGATCAAGAGTAGCCGTTATTGGCTGGCGATTGATGGTGGTGATAAAGCGCTGAAAGCCAATGATTTGCCATTAGCACAGCAGAAATATCAGCAGGCACGGCAGATCGATAGCAGCGACAACAGCGCATTGATTGGCCTTGGCGATGTTGCGGTGGCGAAGAAAGATGATGTTGCCGCAGAACGCTATTATCAGCAGGCTTTGCGCCTTGATCCGAGCAGTGGCAGCGCAGTACGCGGTTTGGTGAATATCTATCAGCGTCAGTCCCCGCAAAAGGCGTTGGCCTACATGAACAGCCTGTCACGCAGGCAACAGGACAATCTGCGTAGCACCCTTGACAGCCTGCAACTGGATATGTTGAAGCAGGAGGCCGAAATGTTGGCAGAGCATCAACAGTGGCCCCAGGCGGCAGAAAAATACCAGCAGGCACATCAACGAGACCCGAACGATGCCTGGCTAACCTACCACTATGCGCAAGTGCTGCGCCAGATTGGGCAGCAGCAGCAGGCTGATACGCTATTCCGCCAGTTGGCGCAGAATAACCCGAGTGATCCGCAGCAGACTTACGCCTATGCGTTGTACCTTTCAGCCAGCGATCGCGATGAGCAGGCGCTGGCACGCCTGAATACGTTGCCGAAAGCCCAGTGGGACGATGAGATGCGTGAGATGGCCAAACGGCTGGAGATACAGGCAACGCTGGCTCAGGCGGAGAAACTGCGGGCCGCCGGTGACGAACCCGGCGCGATTGCCTATCTGCGCCAGCAACCGCCGGATGTGCGTATCGATCTACAGCTTGCCGATTGGGCGCTGGAACGGGAGGAATACGGGGAAGCGCTGACAGATTATCAGCGGGTATGCCTGCGTGAGCCCAATAACCCGGATGCCCGTTTGGGGATCATTGAAGCTTACATCGCCGAAGGCAAGTTGATTGAGGCGCACCAACGGTTGCAAACGGCAGCGCCACAAGGGGATGAGTCGCTCAATGGTCAACGCCGGTTAGCCAATGCCTGGTACGCGGTGGGCGAACCGCAGAATGCAATGGCTATCTTCACACAATTAAAAACGGCTGCCCAACAAGAGCCTGTAGGCCAGGCGAAAGCGCTGGTGTATCGCGATGCCGCACGGTTGGAGCAGGCGCAACAGCAACCGGCTGCGGCCCAGCAGGATTATCGTCAGGCTATGGTAGCCAGCGGGATTACCCCGGCCATCCCGAAGGATAACGACAGCTATACCCGCGCGACGCGCAATAATCCAACCGACGATTGGCTTAAGCGCGGTATCCGCTCTGATGCCGCCGATCTTTACCGCCAGCAGGATATTAATGTGACGCTTGATCATGACTACTGGCGTTCGAGTGGCACCGGAGGGATCTCTGATTACAAAGCACATGACACCATGCTACAGGTGGGTATGCCGCTGTATGATGGCCGCGCCTTCTTCCGTACTGATACCGTTCAACTGAACGCGGGTACCTTTTCTACCGTGGGAGGGAAATACTTCGAAACGTTCGGTACCTGCCGGGTGGTTGGGTGCAGCGGTGACGAACAGCAGAAAACGACCGGCACCAGCGTGGCAATAGGGTGGAAAAACGATCGCTGGGAAACCGATCTGGGAACCACGCCGTTAGGTTTTGAAGTGGAGGATTGGGTTGGTGGGGTGGCTTACAATGGGGACTGGAACCACATCGGCTGGACTCTGGGTGTTTCACGGCGGCCGCTTTCCAGCTCGTTGCTGGCGTTTGGCGGCACACGCGATCCCAATACCGGGATCGTCTGGGGCGGCGTGCGGGCCACCGGTATCAGCCTCAGCGGCAGTTACGATCGCGGTGAGGCCAACGGTGTCTGGGCCGATCTCAGCGCCCATCAACTTACGGGGCAAAACGTTGAGGATAATCAGCGCCAGCGGCTGATGGCGGGTTATTACTATAAACTGATCAATGAGGATAATCGCCGAGTCACCATTGGGTTGAGCAGCATGTTGTGGCATTACCAGAAGGATTTAAGCGGCTACTCTCTGGGGCAGGGTGGCTATTACAGCCCGCAGGAATATGTATCGCTGACCATCCCGCTGAATTACCGCCAGCGGACTGAAAACTGGTCGTGGGAGGTCGGGGGTTCGGTGTCGGTTTCACACTCGAAAACCCATGATGAAAAACGTTATCCGCTGCAAGGGTTGATCCCCGATTCTCTGCCAGACAAGTTTGCTGTAGAAAATGGCAGTTCCTCCTCCGGTGTCGGGTATACCCTGCGGGCGATTATCGAACGCCGTCTAAGTTCTCACTGGACTTTGGGAGCCGGGGTCGATATCCAGCAAGCAAAAGACTATACACCCAGCCACGCGTTGATTTATCTGCGTTATTCGTTTGCTGGCTGGCAGGGCGATCTCGATTTACCTCCGCAACCTCTAACGCCTTATGCCGATTTCAAGTAA
- the hmsP gene encoding biofilm formation regulator HmsP, whose product MQVRRSLTIKQMAVVSGVALVTICIFIVIQLFHFVQQRKDDYAQQLENIAHSVRQPLADAVLRMDVPKTKRVLNSLLPVGILTRADIVLPNEFLALNANFPPERPVPALVARIFELPVQISVPLYSLERMSANPQPLAYLVLQADSFRMYQFILSMLSTLLSTYLLLALILSVAITWCMNRLLVYPLRAMVRDLENISQEDMPYHQLMLPAQHQDDELGQLVRNYNRNQQMLAKAHTEMSRLSTHNSITELPNAVLFTALLEQHIASSTRPASFNLLVVGIETLHVASGVLNPPKRETLLLMMVEKLRTAIGADCVLAQLSNAEFAVLAKNIEQPFHAMQLAKRIMAEVNTPLNLQQMALRPSASIGIAHFPHRGESAEQLLRSAISAMMSAHREGKNQILFFEPSLTEKTQKRLTQESEILLAIEQRRFTLFLQPQVDMQTRQVLGAEVLLRWRQHDDSFVLPADVIPLAEELGVIVPLGNWVLEESCRILEQWQNKGIVLPLAVNISAIQLQHKDFIPHLKQLLSQHRIEPSKLLLEITETARLHDLDHTLVLLRELQGLGLAVVLDDFGMGYSSLNYLNHLKCLPIDLIKIDKSFIDGLPEDDALVRIVSAISEVLNLPVMAEGVETDAQRDWLLQQGIRNGQGFLFAKPLPREVFEAQFCSNM is encoded by the coding sequence TTGCAGGTCAGGCGCTCGTTAACGATTAAGCAGATGGCAGTGGTATCCGGTGTCGCACTGGTTACGATCTGTATCTTTATCGTCATCCAGTTATTCCATTTTGTGCAGCAGCGCAAGGATGACTACGCCCAGCAATTGGAGAATATCGCTCATTCTGTCCGCCAACCGCTGGCTGATGCGGTATTGCGCATGGATGTGCCGAAAACCAAACGTGTACTCAATTCGTTGCTGCCGGTAGGGATACTCACGCGAGCAGATATCGTCCTACCGAACGAGTTTTTGGCCCTAAATGCCAATTTCCCTCCTGAACGACCAGTGCCTGCGCTGGTGGCGCGTATTTTTGAGTTACCGGTGCAGATTTCTGTGCCGCTTTATTCGCTGGAGCGGATGTCAGCTAATCCTCAGCCATTGGCTTATCTGGTGCTACAGGCTGATTCGTTCCGCATGTATCAGTTCATTCTCAGTATGTTGTCCACTCTGCTATCAACTTATCTGTTGTTGGCGTTGATCCTGTCGGTGGCAATTACCTGGTGTATGAATCGGCTACTGGTGTACCCATTGCGCGCGATGGTGAGGGATTTGGAGAATATCTCTCAGGAAGATATGCCTTATCATCAACTGATGCTACCCGCTCAACATCAGGATGACGAGTTGGGCCAGTTGGTGCGTAATTACAACCGCAATCAGCAAATGTTGGCGAAGGCGCATACCGAAATGAGCCGGCTCAGCACGCATAACTCGATTACTGAGCTCCCTAACGCAGTGCTGTTTACCGCACTGCTTGAACAACATATTGCCTCCAGTACGCGCCCGGCCAGTTTTAACCTGCTGGTGGTGGGGATTGAAACATTGCACGTAGCGTCTGGGGTGCTCAACCCGCCAAAGCGTGAAACGCTGTTGCTGATGATGGTGGAAAAACTGCGTACTGCCATTGGCGCTGACTGTGTGCTGGCACAGCTGAGTAATGCTGAGTTTGCTGTGCTGGCGAAAAATATTGAACAACCGTTCCATGCCATGCAATTGGCCAAGCGCATCATGGCAGAGGTGAATACGCCGCTGAATTTGCAGCAAATGGCACTTCGGCCTAGTGCCAGCATTGGTATTGCTCATTTCCCTCATCGCGGGGAAAGTGCAGAGCAACTGTTGCGTAGTGCCATTTCGGCGATGATGTCGGCACACCGTGAGGGCAAAAATCAGATCCTGTTTTTTGAGCCGAGCCTGACGGAAAAAACGCAAAAGCGCCTGACGCAGGAAAGCGAAATCCTGCTGGCGATTGAACAGCGTCGTTTTACGCTGTTTTTGCAACCTCAGGTGGATATGCAAACCCGGCAAGTGCTGGGTGCTGAGGTGTTGTTACGCTGGCGGCAGCATGACGATAGTTTTGTTCTGCCCGCAGACGTGATCCCGCTAGCCGAAGAACTGGGCGTCATTGTCCCTCTCGGTAACTGGGTGCTGGAGGAGTCTTGCCGCATCCTCGAACAATGGCAAAATAAGGGGATTGTGTTGCCATTGGCGGTGAATATTTCTGCGATTCAGCTGCAACATAAAGATTTTATACCGCATCTGAAACAACTCTTGAGCCAGCATCGGATTGAGCCGAGTAAGCTGTTGCTGGAAATCACGGAAACCGCACGTCTCCACGATCTCGATCATACGCTGGTTTTGCTGCGTGAGTTGCAGGGGCTTGGGTTAGCGGTCGTTCTGGATGATTTTGGCATGGGGTACTCCAGCCTGAATTACCTGAATCATCTCAAATGCCTGCCTATCGATTTGATCAAAATCGACAAAAGTTTCATTGATGGTTTACCGGAAGATGATGCGCTAGTACGCATTGTCAGTGCCATTTCAGAAGTGCTCAATCTCCCCGTGATGGCAGAAGGTGTTGAAACCGACGCCCAGCGTGACTGGCTTTTGCAACAGGGTATCCGTAACGGCCAAGGTTTTCTGTTTGCCAAACCCTTGCCCCGTGAGGTATTTGAGGCTCAATTCTGCTCAAATATGTGA